CATCGATGACGATGTTTTTGCGCCGGCTGATATTACAATCGATGTTGTTGGTGGGCCAACATACTCATTTGGCGAACCAAATGAGTCAATTCTCCAAGAGAGTTTTGAACTGTAAGTTGCCGTATAAATAATTCAAGACGATCATCAGGGGCTCGACTGTGGAATAAAGCGTGAGCATATAGGAATCAAGACAAATACCACAGATTTGCCACACAGTTATTGACCGTTGAATTGTGGGGAAGTACAGACCTCTTGAACCCCTGTGACTAACAATATCTTTGATAATATCAGTGCTGATAACTGACGAAACCCTCAAACCAGCTGCAAACGTATCCTTACTTGAAAAGCATTTGTGTAAGTAATGGCATTACGTAGTTTATATCATTCCCGTGGATCCGCTGACATTCTTGGGATTGTCGTCCTATTATTTATTTCATTAGCGATCATCGGAGCTACAGCAGTCTTTGGGGTCATTCTCTATGTTCCTGAGCCAACGACGACAAACCCGTCAGCTGAATTCACGTTCGAGCATGATGACTCGGCGACTGATACGATGATAATTGACCATACTTCTGGTGACCGGATACCCAGTGATGCCGTTCGCATTGATATTGAGGGTGCTGATCCTCGGCTCGATGATAAAACATTGTACTGGGCAAATTTCACGGATAATGAATACGTCTATGAAAACAGCATTGAAATCACAAGGGATAGTCTCGACATCAATGATCTCCTCGATCTTAGTGAAGCATCAATCGAACTGCATGTTGAGGATGAGGATGATGGGGAAGAGACACGCGTTGGCCGCTGGCCGATATAATTCTGTAACTGTTTGTTAATCCAAATTCTTTGGCCTCAGCAGTTGAAGAGGTTAACGACAGATAGCGACGAAAACGCCACTCGTATATGAAAGCTAGCAAAATCGATACGTATATGCAACATCTCACAACTCCTGGTCCGACAGTCGGGGTTGTTGGTGGTGGACAACTCGGTCGTATGCTCGCTGAAGCGGCATCTCCTCTTGGAGTAGAGTTGATAGTACTTGATCCAACCCCGAATTGTCCTGCATCGTCTGTCGCTGAAAATCAGATTGTTGCTGATTTTGATGACCCTGATGCTATCATGGAGCTTGGAAAGAAAGTCGATGTATTAACATTCGAAATCGAGTTGGCTTCCCCTGACTTGCTTGAAAAAGTTCACAACGAGATTGGTGTTCCGGTCCACCCTGATCCTGATACATTGCGCATGATACAGGATAAATACGTCCAAAAGCAGCGGCTCGCTGATGCTGATATTCCTGTCCCCACATTTACCGAAGTTACATCTCAGGGAGATCTAGAAACCGCACTGGATGAGCTGGGTTCTGTAATGGTCAAAGCAAAAGAGGGTGGCTATGACGGCCGAGGAAACGTCCCCGTCGAATCACTTGAAGAAATTGAATCGGCACTTTCAGTTGTTGATCAAGGGGCTATGGCTGAGGAGTTCCTAGATTTCAAACGCGAACTTTCGGTAATCGGTATTAAAGGAGCAGACGACTCCAGGGCCTTTCCGGTCGGTGAAAACATCCACCGTGACGAAATCCTTCGTGAAACCGTTGTCCCAGCACGTGCACCGGAGAATGTTCTGGAGGAAGCACGTTCTGTTGCGCTTGATGTTCTTGAGCTAATGGATGGACGCGGGGTGTTTGGTATCGAGTTATTCCAAACCACAGATGATGCAATTCTAGTTAATGAAATTGCTCCTCGTCCACATAACTCTGGTCACTGGACTATTGAGGGAGCTGTCTCATCTCAGTTTGAGCAGCATATTCGTGCTGTTCTTGGCTGGCCGCTTGCTTCGACGGCACAACGCTGTCCAACTGCTATGCTAAACCTGCTTGGAGATGTTGATAAGAATGTTCCTGCGAAGCTTGCTGGTGTTGAGACTCTTCTTGATAGCCCTGGTGTGTCTTTACATTGGTATGGTAAAAGAGAAGCGCGACCTCTTCGCAAGTTAGGTCACATAACGTTAACCGCTGATGGGTCGGACCTCGATGAAGTCAATCAATTACTATCTCGTGGAAAAGAACTACGAGACAAAACTACATTCATCGAGTAAGACTAAATCCGTCCCTTCTTTGTGAGATGATTACATATATTGGTGTATGGCAGATGAAGTTTCAGCGATAATTAATGCGCTTCATGAAGAAGCGAGTACGGAACGACCACTTGAATCAACCCCTGATATTGGTATTATTATGGGGTCAGATTCTGATCTTGATGTCATGATGGGCACTGATGATGACTCTGGTGCATACCATGCGCTTGTCGAGAAACTTGGGTTTGCAGAAGTAACTGATTATGACAACCCACCGGCAGAACGTTTTACGTTTGAAACGTATGTGGTTTCGGCTCATCGGACCCCGGACCTTATGACGGCATACGCGGAAACAGCAGCAGACCGAGGAATTGAAGTCATTATTGCCGGTGCAGGTGGAAAATCTGCCGATCTTCCTAACATGACTGCATCTATTGCGTACCCGCTTCCGGTAATTGGCGTGCCGGTTCAGGAGAAGTCAGTCGATTCTGTTATTGGGATGCCAACTGGAGCGCCAATTACTGCAGTTGACGCCGGGAAATCATTTAATGCTGCACTCTCTGCTGTGCAAGTCCTCTCTCGAAAGCATCCTGAACTTCGAGATAGACTAATCGCATATCATGACCAGCTTCGATCAGATGTCGGAGAAACTTCACAAGCGTTACATCAGCTTGGAACTCCGACGTTCCGGAATCAACGTCAGTGATTACACGACCACGTCTAACAGAGCAAGTATTACAGCGGTAGCGAGACGAGTCAAACAGAGGAGGCTGTCGAGGACACAAGCAGACAAAGGATCTGCCGTCGGCTATGACACAAATTAGCAGGATCGTCGAACTGTTAAACTAAATAAAATCCGGAGAATTCCTCTAAACTTCTGAACGCTTATATGGGTGGCTTCACTACAGGGGCACAACTGTGAGAACATGAGCCAATGGATCGCTATCGGTGCGCTGGCACTTGTCGCAATAGCTATTCCGTTAGTCATGATGTTTGCGTCATGGCTGTTGCGTCCCAGCGTTCCCGAAAAAGGCAAACGCACAACCTACGAAAGTGGGGAAGTGCCTACTGGGACGACGAGAAGTCGGTTCAACATCCAGTACTACATGGTTGCACTATTGTTCCTCGTCTTCGACGTGGAAACGGTGCTGATCTTCCCATGGGCAATGGCCTACCCAGAAGCAATTGACAAGGTTGGAACAGGACAGGCACTGATCCCAATGCTTGTATTTATTGGAATCTTACTGCTTGGCCTGGTCTGGGCATGGAGAACCGGTGCTATCCGATGGATACGTAGCGACTCCCAGAAATCAGTCTTACGGAGGGTAGAACAATGAGTAATGAACCGATTGAGAAACTCGAAGGTAGTGCAGATCCACAAACAGCAACACGAGAGGCAAGAACTGGAGAAGGGTTGGACAATCGTTTTAATTCTAAGCTTCGGTCTGCGTTCGGATCTGCCCCGTTCATTCTTACCAAGTTTGATAAGTTCATGAACTGGGCACGAGGATCATCGATGTTTATGTTGCAGTTTGGAATTGCCTGTTGTAGTATTGAGATGATGCACACCTATTCGGTCAAGCACGACCTTGACCGATTCGGGGCTGGTGTTCCTCGAGCTTCACCACGACAGGCGGATGTGATTATCATCCCTGGAACTATTGTTTCGAAGTTTGCTCCTCGAATGAAGCGCGTCTATGATCAAATGCCTGAGCCGAAGTTCGTCATTAATATGGGATCATGTGCAATTTCTGGAGGGCCGTTCCAGGAAGGATACAATGTCGTTAAAGGAGCCGAAGAGGTCATTCCGGTTGACATTCACGTCCCTGGATGTCCTCCTCGTCCAGAGGCACTGATTTACGGTGTTGCAAAGCTACAGGAACGAATTTCGGAAGGTGAATCGTCGCCTGTTGTAGTTAAGCCGTATGAACTTGAGCAGTTCTCTGATCTAGAACGCGATGAGGTGGTCGATAAACTCGCTGCACAGATTGATGAGGAAGATCTAATCATGCGATATAACTGGGCTGATTCACCATGAGCACGCCAGAAGAAGTCATCTCGGAGGAAGAACAATCCTCCATCGCTGATATTCAGTCGCTTGTTGGTGAATATATCATTGAAACAGAGACGCACATCAATGCACCAGCAATTGTTATTCGACCAGATGACACGCAGACAGTTCTGCAAACGCTTCGTCAGGACGCTGGATTTGATCATCTCTCCTGTGTTACTGCACAGGAATACCAGGATCGTTTCGAGTCCATTTACCACCTCAAGAAATTTGATGATCCCACTGACGAGCTGAGTGTTGTCGTACCTGTTCCACGGGATGCTCCAATAAGCCAAAGTGCTGAACCAGTATTCCGCACTGCTGACTGGCATGAACGAGAAGCCTACGATCTGCTTGGCATCCAGTATGATGAACATCCAGATCACCGTCGAATTCTCCTTCCTGAAACGTGGCAGGGACATCCTCTTCGAGAAGACTATGACCAAGATCGTCCACAGATTGTCCCATTCCGTGCGCACGAAAACCCAATTGAGAAAAATGTAGATGGAGACGGGGATACGATGTTTATTAACATCGGTCCTCATCACCCAGCAACACACGGCGTGCTTCATCTAAAAACCGTTCTTGACGGTGAGCAGGTCGTTGATGTTGAATCTGACATTGGGTACCTTCACCGCTGTGAAGAGCAAATCTGTCAGCAAAGCACCTACCGGCATCAGATTATGCCATATCCTGATCGGTGGGACTACATTTCCTCAGGTCTCCTCAATGAGTGGGCATATGCTCGGGTGGCAGAGGATCTCGCTGACATTGATGTTCCAGAATATGCCCAAGTTATTCGTACAATGGGAGCAGAGATGTGTCGAATTGCATCTCACATGCTGGCCCTAGCAACGTTCGCCCTCGACGTTAACGGTGACTTTACAGCTGGGTTCATGTATGCGATCCGCGAACGTGAAAAAGTCGAGGACTTACTTGAAGAACTCACCGGCCAGCGGTTGATGTTTAATTACTTCCGGCTTGGTGGTCTCGCGTGGGATATCCCAGAGCCTCGAGAGCAATTCTTTGAAAATACACGTAGCTTCCTGAATGATCTTCCAGAGGCTGTACAGGAGTTCCATAATCTACTGACGAACAACGAAATCTATCAGGCTCGGACAATTGGCACTGGTATTCTTGAGCCTGATGTTGCCAGGGACTACGGTTGCACTGGTCCGGTACTTCGAGGGTCCGGAGTTGACTATGACTTGCGAAGAGATGACCCATACGGATACTATGATGAACTTGACTGGGACGTTGTCACTGAAGACGGGAAAGACAACTACTCCCGTGTGCTTGTCCGTATGCGCGAGGTCGAACAGTCTGCTCGGATCATCGATCAGTGTATTGATCTACTCGAAGACTGGCCAGAAGATGAACGAGATGTTCAATCGAATGTACCACGAAAAGTGGCTCCTGACGCTGGCCAAGAAATCTACCGCGCCGTTGAGGGTGCTAAAGGTGAACTTGGAATTTACGTACGCACAGATGGGACTGATAAGCCTGCCCGGTTTAAGATCCGAAGTCCGTGCTTCTCAAACCTGCAGGCATTACCAGAGATGGCCGAAGGTGAATACGTTCCAGACCTTGTTGCTGCCCTTGGAAGTCTTGATATTGTTCTTGGGGAGGTGGATCGATAATGACGACATTATCAACTACACCACTGCCGGAATGGATTGCTGATCTAGCTGGCCTCGATGGCAGCATGGGATCGTTTGTTGGTGGAATTGTTGGAGCTCTTGTTATCGTGAGCTTGCTCCTTGCGATGTCAGCTGTCGCTGGACCGTGGGCTAAACGAAAGATTACGGCTGCATTCACTGATCGAATTGCTGTTAGTCGACTTGGACCGTTCGGCTTATTCTTCATCGTTGCCGACTCGATTCGATTACTCTCCAAGGAACTTATTATACCTGAGAACGCCGACCGGCCTGCATACGACATTGCCCCGATTATAATTGTTCTGTCAGCACTACTCGGATTTGCTATTATCCCAATGGGGTCGATTGCAGGCGTTGAGTTCCAACTGGCTGACCCTGACTCAGGACTTGTCTTGCTCTTTGCATTCTCATCGCTAGCTACGATTGGCCTTGTTGTCGGCGGCTATGCATCAGCAAATAAGTATTCGACACTCGGCTCACTGCGATCAGTTGCACAGAGTGTTGCATATGAGATTCCACTGGTAGTCATTGCAATCTCTGTTGTTCTGCTTGTTGGAGGGCTCGGAGAAAGTAATGCGTTAGCACTCTCTACAATTGTTGAAGCTCAACAGCAGGAACTGGTGTCCGTAGCAGGCCTCTCAATCCCTGCTTGGTTCATTTTCCTTAATCCATTTGCATTTATCCTTTTCCTAGTTGCCAGCCTTGCCGAGGTTGGGCGTAATCCGTTTGATATCCCAGAAGCGCCTACTGAAATTGTCGCTGGGTACCAAACAGAATACTCTTCAGTATACTTCGTCCTCTTCTACCTTGGTGAGTTCCTCCATATCTTCCTCAGTGCAGGTATTATTACCGTTCTTTTCCTTGGAGGTGGATCAGGGCCAGTTCTTCCGGGCTTAGTCTGGTTTATCATCAAACTCTGGATCATCTTCTTGCTCACTCAGTGGGCTCGTGCTGCATTACCACGCTTCCGCATTGACCAACTCATTGCTATTGGCTGGAAAGGACTGTTAGTTTTAAGTTTCGCCAATCTAATACTCACAGCAGTTATCGTTGGGGTGATAGTATGATTGGTGTGCTCAAGTCCATGGCGACAACGATGAAACATGCGTTAGGTGGTGAAACGTTTACTGTCCGTTACCCGGAGGAAACCCCGGACGTTAGTGCTCGATTCCGCGGTATTCATAAATACAGCCAAGAACGCTGTATCTGGTGTCGACAGTGTGAGAACGTCTGTCCAAATGACACGATTCAGATTGTGATGGACGATAAACGTAATGGGGAACGGTATAATCTCCACGTCGGGCAGTGTATTTACTGCCGACTTTGTGAGGAAGTCTGCCCGACTGATGCGATCCTGTTAACACAAAACTTTGAGTTTACTGGTGATACTAAAGATGATCTTGTGTATAACAAGGATCAACTTCGCGCTGTCCCTTGGTATAAAGACTCTGATCCGCTTGCTGCCAGAGAACCGGATCGAAGCGCGTGGGTCGGTGAAGGGGATGACGAACTCGACTACCAGTAGTTAGTTTTGCCCACATTTTTAAATCGAATTGCTTTGTTATTGTATTTCCTTCTCATTCTTCATGATTCATAATACTAATACATCTTCGAAGTATCAATATATGTTCATTTGCTGGTGCTGTTCCGTCGTATTTTGCCGCAAGTTTTAGCCAATACGATTCTATTTAGTAATCTTGAAAAAGCCCCCCACACATCTAATTCTCAATGTCACAATTCGGCACAGTCGCATTTGCGCTGTTTTCCATTCTTCTGGTTGGGAGTAGTCTCGGTGCCGTTCTCATGCGAGAAGTCTGGCACAGCGCCCTTCTCCTCGGTGTCGCCTTGGTGTCGGTGGCAGCATTGTATGTCACGCTCAGTGCCGAGCTCCTTGCTGCCATACAGATCCTTGTTTATGTCGGAGGGGTGCTGGTCTTGATTGCATTCGCTGTCATGTTAACTGAATCAGATGAACCGGAGGTGAGTAGCTAATGGCCCGTCCTCGATTACACCTTGGACGCCATCTACTTCCTGGTATCGTCGCTATTGGGATTTTTATCCTAATAGCTGCTACCACACTTAGCATTGAGTTTACTGATTCTGTCGGCACATTTGAACCGAATATCATCGAAGAGATCGGACTATCCCTTGTCAACGCTGCATCTGAAGCTGACGGATACCTTGTTCCGTTGATTTTAATTGCACTTCTGCTTGATGCAGCCCTTGACGGAGCCGTGTACCTTGCCAGAAGAGATGGAGGTGAGCAAGAATGAACATTGGAGTTGAATATTATTTACTCATCTCAGCAGCAGTGTTTAGCATCGGATTGTTCGGTGTTCTTACCCGGAGGAATGCACTGATGTTTCTAATCTCTGTTGAGCTCATGCTTAACGCTGCGAACCTCAATCTTGTTGCGTTTGCACTCCACTATGGTGACCTTTCTGGGCAGATATTCGCGCTGTTTGTTGTTGGACTTGCTGCTGCTGAGGTGGCGATTGGTATCGGAATCATATTAGTACTGTATCGTAAGTTTGACTCACTCGACGTTACACTCGCTACAACGAGGAGGTGGTAATCATGTCGGAACTAATCGAATCTGCTTGGATCATTGCGGTCCTTCCATTCCTATCGTTCGTCATTGCACTGGTTACTGGTAAATATCTTCCAAAGAAAGGGGCTATCCCTGGTATCTTGGCAACAGCGGCCTCATTAGCCATTTCCATCTGGGCGTTCTTCCAAGTGTACAATGGCAATGAGGTCTATGAAAATGAGCTGTATACGTGGGTCGGTGCTGACGCGATCGAATTGACGTTTGGAATTCTAATTGATCCACTATCAGCCTTGATGCTCATTATTGTCTCTTTGATTGCCACGCTCGTTCATATCTTCTCGCTTGGATACATGAACCATGACCCAGGCCATCGTGAACGAGGGGGGCTTCCACGATACTATGCCAGCCTTGGACTCTTCACGGCCAGTATGCTCGCATTTGTCTTTTCATCAAATCTACTGATGGCGTTTATTTTCTTCGAGCTTGTTGGCCTGTGTTCGTATCTCCTGATTGGATTCTGGCAAAGTGATCGAGCACCACCGAGTGCCGCAAAGAAGGCATTCCTAGTTACTCGGTTTGGTGATTACTTCTTCCTGATTGGCGTCGTCGGAGTGTTAGCTACCTTCGGTACTGGAGCATTCTATGATGGGTTCCCTGAGATGACACAAAGCATCATCGATGGCGGGGATAATGCTGCCGATGTTGTCAACTGGATCCCAGGCGATCTTGACGCAGAAACGTGGTTCACTATCTTAGGTCTACTAGTCCTCGGGGGTGTAATTGGTAAGTCCGCACAGTTCCCGCTTCATACATGGTTGCCTGACGCAATGGAAGGCCCAACACCTGTTTCAGCCCTCATTCACGCGGCGACAATGGTCGCTGCTGGCGTTTATCTTGTGGCTCGGATGTTCGGCTTCTATGCGGTCCTTGAGGTTGCTCTGATCGTAATTGCATTCATTGGAGGATTCACAGCACTCTTCGCAGCAACCATGGGCGTTGTCAAAGATGATCTCAAGCAGGTGCTTGCATACTCGACAATTTCCCAGTATGGCTACATGATGCTCGGACTTGGCGTCGGGGGATATGTTGCGGCGACATTCCACCTTATGAATCACGCGTACTTCAAGGCGCTTCTGTTCCTTGGTGCTGGCGCCATCATCGTTGCAACGCACCATCACCAAGACATGTGGAAACTTGGTGGGCTCAAAGACAAAATGCCAATTGTACATTACACGTTCTTAGCTGGGGCACTCGCACTTGCTGGTGTTATCCCACTATCTGGATTCTGGTCAAAAGATGAGATCCTTTATGACGCTCTCCTTGTTGGACTTGAAGAACCTCTGTTCTTGGCCGCATACGGAATGGCGCTCCTTTCAGTCTTCCTCACCGGGTTCTATACGTTCCGGATGTATTTCCTCACCTTCCATGGAGAGCCCCGGTCTGAATATGCAAAAGATCCTGAACCGCTTGGCTGGGATATCAAATTCCCACTCGGTATCCTCGGTATTCTCGCCGTTGTTGCTGGTCTTGTTAATATGAAACCAGTTGACGAGTTAGTCAGTCCTGACATTCTATATCTTGAAAGCTGGCTGGATGACTTTGGATTTGAAACGCTGGCCTATACCGAATACACCGATGTCTACCAGTTTGGTGCCGCTGAGTTGGCACCATTTATTCCGGCTGGAATCGCTCTTGCGCTCGCTCTTGCTGGCATTTACTTTGCACATCTGTTCTACAACGTGCCGTCGCCAGCACAGCGGTTCGAAGACCCAGGTCCTGTTGCTCAAGTTGTAAAACACAACTACTACCAAGATGAGATTCAGGTTTGGATCGCACAGAATCTTGGTCTTGGCGTTGCTCGTAGTGCTAACACGTTCGACCAAGGCGTAATCGATGGAATTGTTAACGGAGCCGGTGGTATCAGCCTTGCTGGTGGTGATCGTGTCCGTCGGATCCAGAGTGGATTCCTTAATAACTACATCTTACTGATACTCCTTTCATTGTTCGTGTTAACAGCTGTACTCGGAGTTAACTGGGGGTGGTGGCTATGACACCTGACATGATCATTGAGATTCTAATTGTTATCTGTCTGGTTGGCGCAGTTGCAACGTTCCTTTCGCCTGACCGCTTTGCCGGGCGAATAGCATTCCTTCTTAGCCTACTACCGCTTGCTGGATCTCTCCTGATGTTTTGGGAGTTCTATGGAGATGCCAGCGAGTACGGAAATGTGTTGTTCGAAAGCACTAATCGGGCATTTGAGTCTGACCTCTCTGGGACAACAATCCTCAACCTCGGAACATATGATATCCAGTGGATAGCCGCTCTCGATGGTATTAGTCTCCCACTATTAGTCCTATCAACAATCCTTACCACGCTTGCAATCCTCAGTGCTTGGACTCCGATTGACGAACGTCAGTCACAATTCTATGGTTTAGTGTTATTCTTGGAGGCTGCGCTGATTGGCGTATTTGCCACACTTGACTTCTTTGTGTGGTTCATTTTCTGGGAAGCAGTTCTTATTCCGATGTACTTCCTGATTGGCGTCTGGGGCGGCCCACGTCGCAAGTATGCAGCTATCAAGTTCTTCATTTACACAAATGTCGCCTCATTGGTGATGTTCATTGGATTCCTCGCAATGGTTTTCGGATTAACCGTTGAATCCTTTGATCTATTTGAGATCACCACGGCACTGAACAACGACGCGTTCTTAGATGATACATACTTAGGACTTAGCAGCACCACCCTCACGACCATCGCGTTCTTCGCGATGTTCTTTGGATTTGCAGTGAAGGTCCCCGTTGTTCCATTCCATACGTGGTTGCCTGATGCACACGTTGAAGCACCGTCTCCTGTCTCAGTTATCTTAGCGGGAGTGCTACTCAAGATGGGTACTTACGCTCTGCTTCGATACAACTTCACGATGCTGCCAGATGTTGCAACCGAAACTTGGGTTGCACTGCTCCTTGGAGCAATTGCTGTTATCAGTGTTATTTATGGCGCGCTACTGGCATTAGCACAGCAAGACCTCAAGCGGATTGTTGCATATTCATCCGTTGCTTCAATGGGATATGTTATCCTTGGCTTGGTTGCCTACACGGTTTATGGAATCGGTGGAGCCACCTTCCATATGGTCTCTCACGGCCTGATCTCCGGGCTTCTGTTCATGACTGTCGGCGTTATTTACAGTGCTACTCATACGCGAATGGTTGAAGATATGTCCGGGTTGGCAGACCGCATGCCAGTAGCTGTCGGAATCTTCGTTGCTGGTGCATTCGCTTACATGGGACTCCCAGGCATGTCTGGATTCGCGGCTGAGTTCTTTGTCTTCTTCGGGTCTTTCGACTCAGCACTCCCATATTCACCTGTATTCACTGGCGTTGCAATGTTTGGAATTGTAATTGTGGCAGGATATCTGCTTTATGCGATGCAGCGGACACTGTTCGGTCCATTCGATCTTGCCACTGACTATGAACTTAGCCGGGCGTCTGCCCAAGATGTCCTTCCACTGTTTATCCTACTCGGCCTGATTATCGCTCTTGGTGTTAATCCTGACCTGATCTTCGATATGATTGAACCAGCAATTGAACCTATCGAAAATGGAGGTGATAGCTAATGTCTGAACTTGTTGATTCAACGATTGCATTGCTTCCAGTTGTTTTACTGGCAGTGACAGCACTAGCAGTTTTTGCTGTTGATGCGATTTTGCCAGACAGGAATACTAGCGGGCTTCTAGCTGGTATCTCTGCTATTGGCGCAATTGGTGCCTTAGCAACCTCTCTTTGGTATCTGTATGATGGAATTCCTTCAGTCGATGGAAGCGATCCGAGTGATGGAATCCTTGCCAATCAGCTCGTTGTCGACGATATCAGTCTTATCTTTGCTGCTATCGTCTCTGTTGTGACTCTGTTGGTTGTTCTCGGTGGATATGATTATCTGAAGCAGGTTCCCAGAAAAAGCGAGTTCTACTCACTCGTCCTGCTAGCAGCAACCGGAATGGCTACTCTCGCCTATGCAAACAGCCTTCCAACCGCATTCATTGCTTTTGAACTGGCAAGCCTTCCATCATATGTCCTTGTTGCCTACCACAAGGATCGACAAGGCAGCGCTGAAGCAGGATTTAAGTACTTTGTTATCGGTGCTATCTCGTCTGCAGTTCTCCTGTATGGTATCAGCCTTGTCTATGCCTCTACCGGGGCCCTTGTATTCTCAGATATCTTGAGTGCGCTTCCTTCAGAAGGAGCAGATAAGATGGGTCTTTTCGGGATTGGCGTTTTGATGATGATCGTAGGGCTCGGATTCAAAGTTGCCGCTGTCCCGTTCCATTTCTGGGCTCCTGAAGCCTACGATGCTGCACCCGCTCCAGTGGGAGCGTTCCTTTCGTCTGCATCAAAAGCTGCTGGGTTTGTTATCACGTTCCGTATCTTCTTTGAAGCATTCCCAATGAGCGAACTTCCTGCAGCCGAGATTGACTGGATCCTCATTTTTGGCGCACTTGCTGTGCTTACGATGCTTCTTGGGAATTATGCCGCTCTTGTTCAGTCAAATGTCAAACGCATGCTTGCGTACTCCTCAATCGGCCATGCAGGATATGTACTGATTGTCCTTGGAGCCTTAGCGACAGGCGACTTCTCCGGAGCAGAGAATCAGTTCCTAATCGCCGCGGGTATCTTACATCTTACTGTATATGCATTTATGAACACTGGTGCGTTCCTCTTTGCCAGTGTCGGTGAAT
This portion of the Salinarchaeum sp. IM2453 genome encodes:
- a CDS encoding type IV pilin N-terminal domain-containing protein, whose product is MALRSLYHSRGSADILGIVVLLFISLAIIGATAVFGVILYVPEPTTTNPSAEFTFEHDDSATDTMIIDHTSGDRIPSDAVRIDIEGADPRLDDKTLYWANFTDNEYVYENSIEITRDSLDINDLLDLSEASIELHVEDEDDGEETRVGRWPI
- the purK gene encoding 5-(carboxyamino)imidazole ribonucleotide synthase, which encodes MQHLTTPGPTVGVVGGGQLGRMLAEAASPLGVELIVLDPTPNCPASSVAENQIVADFDDPDAIMELGKKVDVLTFEIELASPDLLEKVHNEIGVPVHPDPDTLRMIQDKYVQKQRLADADIPVPTFTEVTSQGDLETALDELGSVMVKAKEGGYDGRGNVPVESLEEIESALSVVDQGAMAEEFLDFKRELSVIGIKGADDSRAFPVGENIHRDEILRETVVPARAPENVLEEARSVALDVLELMDGRGVFGIELFQTTDDAILVNEIAPRPHNSGHWTIEGAVSSQFEQHIRAVLGWPLASTAQRCPTAMLNLLGDVDKNVPAKLAGVETLLDSPGVSLHWYGKREARPLRKLGHITLTADGSDLDEVNQLLSRGKELRDKTTFIE
- the purE gene encoding 5-(carboxyamino)imidazole ribonucleotide mutase; translation: MADEVSAIINALHEEASTERPLESTPDIGIIMGSDSDLDVMMGTDDDSGAYHALVEKLGFAEVTDYDNPPAERFTFETYVVSAHRTPDLMTAYAETAADRGIEVIIAGAGGKSADLPNMTASIAYPLPVIGVPVQEKSVDSVIGMPTGAPITAVDAGKSFNAALSAVQVLSRKHPELRDRLIAYHDQLRSDVGETSQALHQLGTPTFRNQRQ
- a CDS encoding NADH-quinone oxidoreductase subunit A yields the protein MSQWIAIGALALVAIAIPLVMMFASWLLRPSVPEKGKRTTYESGEVPTGTTRSRFNIQYYMVALLFLVFDVETVLIFPWAMAYPEAIDKVGTGQALIPMLVFIGILLLGLVWAWRTGAIRWIRSDSQKSVLRRVEQ
- a CDS encoding NADH-quinone oxidoreductase subunit B; translation: MSNEPIEKLEGSADPQTATREARTGEGLDNRFNSKLRSAFGSAPFILTKFDKFMNWARGSSMFMLQFGIACCSIEMMHTYSVKHDLDRFGAGVPRASPRQADVIIIPGTIVSKFAPRMKRVYDQMPEPKFVINMGSCAISGGPFQEGYNVVKGAEEVIPVDIHVPGCPPRPEALIYGVAKLQERISEGESSPVVVKPYELEQFSDLERDEVVDKLAAQIDEEDLIMRYNWADSP
- a CDS encoding NADH-quinone oxidoreductase subunit D, with product MSTPEEVISEEEQSSIADIQSLVGEYIIETETHINAPAIVIRPDDTQTVLQTLRQDAGFDHLSCVTAQEYQDRFESIYHLKKFDDPTDELSVVVPVPRDAPISQSAEPVFRTADWHEREAYDLLGIQYDEHPDHRRILLPETWQGHPLREDYDQDRPQIVPFRAHENPIEKNVDGDGDTMFINIGPHHPATHGVLHLKTVLDGEQVVDVESDIGYLHRCEEQICQQSTYRHQIMPYPDRWDYISSGLLNEWAYARVAEDLADIDVPEYAQVIRTMGAEMCRIASHMLALATFALDVNGDFTAGFMYAIREREKVEDLLEELTGQRLMFNYFRLGGLAWDIPEPREQFFENTRSFLNDLPEAVQEFHNLLTNNEIYQARTIGTGILEPDVARDYGCTGPVLRGSGVDYDLRRDDPYGYYDELDWDVVTEDGKDNYSRVLVRMREVEQSARIIDQCIDLLEDWPEDERDVQSNVPRKVAPDAGQEIYRAVEGAKGELGIYVRTDGTDKPARFKIRSPCFSNLQALPEMAEGEYVPDLVAALGSLDIVLGEVDR
- a CDS encoding complex I subunit 1 family protein, which codes for MTTLSTTPLPEWIADLAGLDGSMGSFVGGIVGALVIVSLLLAMSAVAGPWAKRKITAAFTDRIAVSRLGPFGLFFIVADSIRLLSKELIIPENADRPAYDIAPIIIVLSALLGFAIIPMGSIAGVEFQLADPDSGLVLLFAFSSLATIGLVVGGYASANKYSTLGSLRSVAQSVAYEIPLVVIAISVVLLVGGLGESNALALSTIVEAQQQELVSVAGLSIPAWFIFLNPFAFILFLVASLAEVGRNPFDIPEAPTEIVAGYQTEYSSVYFVLFYLGEFLHIFLSAGIITVLFLGGGSGPVLPGLVWFIIKLWIIFLLTQWARAALPRFRIDQLIAIGWKGLLVLSFANLILTAVIVGVIV
- a CDS encoding NADH-quinone oxidoreductase subunit I, giving the protein MIGVLKSMATTMKHALGGETFTVRYPEETPDVSARFRGIHKYSQERCIWCRQCENVCPNDTIQIVMDDKRNGERYNLHVGQCIYCRLCEEVCPTDAILLTQNFEFTGDTKDDLVYNKDQLRAVPWYKDSDPLAAREPDRSAWVGEGDDELDYQ
- a CDS encoding NADH-quinone oxidoreductase subunit J; amino-acid sequence: MSQFGTVAFALFSILLVGSSLGAVLMREVWHSALLLGVALVSVAALYVTLSAELLAAIQILVYVGGVLVLIAFAVMLTESDEPEVSS